The following coding sequences lie in one Miscanthus floridulus cultivar M001 chromosome 9, ASM1932011v1, whole genome shotgun sequence genomic window:
- the LOC136479642 gene encoding zinc finger BED domain-containing protein DAYSLEEPER-like, which translates to MATMVMFGDEIGQKLWATVNTYFHALFEEYRELYAPSPSDKVPAKTQETPKFCFGLMSSIIAQQMSNKGSANTTVKSELDKYLSEDNEELSKSFDIMKWWKNNATRFPIMSRMARDLLAIPISTVASESAFSSGGRTLDDFRTSLTPTMVERLVCTNDWLRGNNYISVEEDTEALAKLEEEIGALAISKDSTTATAS; encoded by the exons ATGGCAACTATGGtaatgtttggtgatgaaatagGTCAGAAACTGTGGGCAACAGTCAACACTTATTTTCATGCTTTGTTTGAGGAGTATAGAGAACTATATGCTCCATCTCCAAGTGACAAGGTGCCTGCTAAAACTCAAGAAACACCAAAATTTTGTTTTGGATTGATGAGCTCCATAATTGCACAACAGATGAGCAATAAGGGGAGTGCCAATACCACTGTGAAGTCTGAACTAGACAAGTACCTTTCAGAAGATAATGAGGAGCTTAGTAAAAGTTTTGACATTATGAAATGGTGGAAGAACAATGCTACTAGATTTCCCATAATGTCTCGTATGGCCCGTGATCTTCTAGCAATTCCTATCTCAACAGTAGCCTCTGAGTCGGCCTTCAGTTCAGGTGGAAGAACACTTGATGATTTTAGGACATCACTCACACCAACAATGGTTGAGCGGCTCGTTTGTACAAATGATTGGCTTCGTGGAAACAACTACATCAGTGTTGAAGAGGACACAGAAGCATTGGCCAAGCTTGAGGAAG AAATTGGTGCCCTGGCCATTTCTAAGGATAGCACTACTGCTACTGCATCTTGA